A genomic segment from Methanoplanus limicola DSM 2279 encodes:
- a CDS encoding DUF5814 domain-containing protein yields MIARKARFRRAKYLQNIVGYRVPESVFTGPFLEAVTSCMNYRRMDKRLKEQLLNIFRDFLDCNCKGSPLCGCPEKKFAKTIIELRMTGLDHHQIGDVLQDEYGIDLYPADILGFLEESVHVLEAIKSVAEIEKKTELASLSAECISGIEQ; encoded by the coding sequence ATGATTGCACGAAAAGCCCGTTTCAGAAGGGCTAAATATCTCCAGAATATTGTCGGTTACAGGGTGCCTGAGTCAGTATTCACCGGCCCTTTTCTTGAGGCTGTCACGTCCTGTATGAATTACCGCAGGATGGACAAAAGACTAAAGGAGCAGCTGTTAAATATCTTCAGGGACTTTCTTGACTGCAACTGCAAAGGCAGTCCTTTATGCGGATGTCCGGAGAAGAAGTTTGCAAAGACGATTATTGAGCTGAGGATGACCGGGCTTGATCACCATCAGATCGGTGATGTTTTGCAGGACGAATATGGTATAGATCTCTATCCGGCTGACATTCTTGGATTTCTCGAAGAGTCTGTGCATGTGCTTGAGGCGATTAAGTCTGTTGCGGAGATAGAGAAGAAGACCGAACTTGCATCACTGTCGGCAGAGTGCATTTCCGGTATTGAACAGTAG
- a CDS encoding DUF2150 family protein: MAGKKKKDKDKSEPQSVLYYFYTQERWDNWILTLKEMDFEGDPESEEMPEGLASLDNFTKDINVSVLKIIKLVQNGSYNQDMALAKLNEVEEIIMADLPEDELTDILGGVQMRFLVLFMSCKNYIRGEIGEGEIKDLVKEGRAISDEDPEAALKIAADIGAKVLDGGSCCGKYLRGDFEEPTMFDDWLIEVDEMAESLKSLKNFDEQFGEA, encoded by the coding sequence ATGGCAGGGAAAAAGAAGAAAGATAAAGACAAGAGTGAACCGCAGTCAGTTCTCTATTATTTCTATACACAGGAGAGATGGGACAACTGGATTCTTACTTTAAAGGAGATGGATTTTGAAGGCGACCCGGAGAGCGAAGAGATGCCTGAGGGGCTTGCATCACTTGACAACTTTACAAAGGACATCAATGTCTCCGTTCTGAAGATTATCAAACTTGTTCAGAATGGAAGTTATAATCAGGATATGGCTCTTGCAAAGTTAAATGAGGTTGAGGAGATCATTATGGCAGATCTGCCTGAGGATGAACTGACCGATATTCTCGGCGGCGTCCAGATGCGCTTCCTTGTTCTCTTTATGTCATGCAAGAATTATATCAGGGGTGAAATCGGTGAAGGGGAAATAAAGGACCTTGTAAAGGAGGGACGTGCCATCTCCGATGAAGACCCTGAGGCTGCACTGAAGATTGCCGCTGACATCGGTGCAAAGGTTCTTGACGGCGGTTCATGCTGCGGCAAGTACCTCCGCGGTGACTTTGAAGAACCGACCATGTTTGACGACTGGCTGATTGAAGTTGATGAGATGGCTGAGTCTTTAAAGTCACTCAAAAACTTTGATGAGCAGTTTGGTGAAGCTTAA
- the thiI gene encoding tRNA uracil 4-sulfurtransferase ThiI, whose product MNKAVMIRYGEIFLKSESVQRHYLRILDNNIKNALKTGGIEHRIERHRGRILIYGDNPEGIVSIVTKIFGVLDACIAEVTEPDREILEKKAAEIAAKSLRPGMSFAVRPKRSNMKGFTSQELGASTGDRIWELVPDLTVDLKNPDYEIFVEARTEGGLIYDRRIKGPAGLPVGTQGEVLSLISAGIDSPVAAWLVMRRGCTSSFIFFRGKGYFGRDTEDAMLENMKNLSQWCPGRKIRLYSIDLEDFYTEILDKITPRYLCLVCKRFMMHLSSLIAVRKGMYGIVMGNNLGQVASQTLANMAVTEEIVPPGLPLLQPLLTWDKEEIVDLARKIGTFREFAGDLDCSVVPKHPAVSATIADLKAEEEKLYYATLTEKCMESLEEIKIMNGEIIDSDN is encoded by the coding sequence ATGAATAAAGCTGTAATGATCAGATACGGGGAGATATTCCTCAAAAGTGAATCAGTCCAGAGGCATTACCTCAGAATACTTGACAATAATATCAAAAACGCCCTCAAAACAGGTGGAATAGAGCACAGAATAGAGAGACACAGGGGCAGAATTTTAATCTACGGAGACAACCCTGAAGGAATTGTCAGCATAGTCACAAAAATATTCGGTGTCCTTGACGCCTGTATTGCTGAAGTTACAGAACCTGACAGGGAAATTCTCGAGAAAAAAGCTGCTGAGATCGCTGCAAAGTCATTAAGACCGGGAATGAGCTTTGCTGTAAGGCCAAAGAGGTCCAATATGAAAGGCTTTACAAGCCAGGAACTTGGTGCATCAACAGGCGACAGGATATGGGAACTTGTCCCTGACTTAACAGTTGACCTTAAAAATCCTGATTACGAGATATTTGTCGAGGCAAGAACAGAGGGCGGCCTTATATATGACAGAAGGATAAAAGGGCCGGCCGGACTTCCGGTTGGGACACAGGGGGAAGTCCTCTCGCTAATCTCCGCCGGGATCGACTCTCCGGTGGCCGCATGGCTTGTCATGAGAAGGGGATGCACATCCTCGTTCATATTCTTCAGGGGAAAAGGATACTTTGGCAGAGATACTGAAGATGCAATGCTTGAAAATATGAAAAATCTTTCACAGTGGTGTCCGGGCAGAAAGATCAGACTTTATTCCATAGATCTGGAGGATTTCTACACCGAAATTCTGGATAAGATAACACCAAGGTACCTCTGCCTTGTATGCAAGAGGTTTATGATGCACCTCTCATCACTCATCGCTGTCAGAAAAGGAATGTACGGCATTGTTATGGGCAACAACCTCGGACAGGTGGCCTCGCAGACACTTGCCAATATGGCGGTTACAGAAGAGATTGTCCCGCCCGGACTTCCGCTTCTTCAGCCTCTCCTGACGTGGGATAAAGAGGAGATCGTTGACCTTGCAAGAAAGATCGGCACATTCAGGGAATTCGCAGGCGATCTTGACTGCTCAGTCGTCCCCAAACATCCGGCAGTCTCAGCTACAATTGCCGACCTTAAAGCAGAAGAGGAGAAACTGTATTATGCCACCCTCACAGAAAAATGCATGGAGTCCTTAGAAGAGATAAAAATAATGAATGGAGAGATTATCGACTCAGATAACTGA
- the pscS gene encoding O-phospho-L-seryl-tRNA:Cys-tRNA synthase gives MKCTGSIDTREVEELYINIDPIQAGGRLTNEAQKAVIAYSDGYSVCDNCLKPFRLDYIRKPPIAEFHEDCAKWLNMDQLRVVPGARRGFQAVASSLVQKGDPVILTALSHYTEFVSVEQSGGIPCEIPKDENNHITGDNAAERIEEVIAKFGKTPPLLYVEHVDYQYGNIHDIKGIVKAAHQYDIPVLLNGAYSVGVMPVDGKALGVDFIVGSGHKSMAAPAPSGVLAANEEYADVVFRTITAKGDVTGRTFGIKEVEMMGCTLMGVTVMGLIASFPEVQKRVTEWDREVEHSRIITDALTSIEGTVCQSDSPREHTLTRINTIESFDKVAQNHKKRGYFFSSELKKRGITGVIPGSTRVWKYNTYGLTRKQTDHVAASFREIAEDNCLSVI, from the coding sequence ATGAAGTGCACAGGCAGTATTGATACGAGGGAAGTTGAGGAATTATATATCAATATAGATCCGATTCAGGCCGGTGGCCGGCTGACAAATGAGGCACAGAAGGCTGTTATTGCCTATTCAGACGGGTATTCGGTCTGTGACAACTGCTTAAAGCCGTTCAGGCTTGATTATATCAGAAAGCCGCCTATTGCAGAGTTTCATGAAGACTGTGCAAAATGGCTCAATATGGACCAGCTGAGGGTAGTCCCCGGAGCAAGGCGTGGTTTTCAGGCAGTTGCCAGCTCACTCGTTCAGAAGGGTGACCCTGTGATTCTTACAGCACTGTCACATTATACCGAGTTTGTATCTGTTGAGCAGTCCGGGGGTATTCCGTGTGAGATCCCAAAGGATGAGAATAATCATATAACCGGTGACAATGCGGCTGAGAGGATTGAGGAAGTCATTGCAAAATTTGGTAAGACGCCCCCTCTGCTCTATGTCGAGCATGTGGACTACCAGTATGGCAATATTCACGACATAAAGGGCATTGTAAAGGCCGCACATCAGTACGACATTCCTGTCCTGCTGAATGGTGCCTATTCTGTCGGAGTTATGCCCGTTGACGGAAAAGCTCTCGGTGTTGATTTCATAGTCGGGTCAGGTCACAAGAGCATGGCAGCACCTGCGCCGTCAGGTGTTCTTGCGGCAAATGAGGAGTATGCTGATGTTGTCTTCCGGACAATCACTGCCAAAGGTGATGTAACCGGCCGGACATTTGGCATAAAGGAGGTTGAGATGATGGGCTGCACTCTTATGGGCGTGACAGTCATGGGCCTTATAGCATCTTTTCCGGAGGTTCAGAAGCGTGTTACTGAGTGGGATCGTGAGGTTGAGCACAGCAGGATAATCACAGATGCCTTAACTTCGATAGAGGGCACAGTCTGCCAGAGCGACAGTCCAAGGGAGCATACCCTCACAAGAATAAATACCATAGAATCGTTTGACAAAGTGGCACAGAACCATAAAAAGAGGGGATATTTCTTCTCCAGTGAACTGAAAAAGAGGGGTATTACAGGTGTTATCCCCGGTTCGACAAGGGTATGGAAGTATAATACATACGGCCTTACCAGGAAGCAGACCGATCATGTGGCAGCATCCTTCAGGGAGATTGCAGAGGATAATTGCCTCTCAGTTATCTGA